Within the Labeo rohita strain BAU-BD-2019 unplaced genomic scaffold, IGBB_LRoh.1.0 scaffold_908, whole genome shotgun sequence genome, the region CTGTAGGTATTAGCATACTGAAATGATGTAGACCTGTTTAATTCATATGCATACAGTGCAGTCACAAATAGTGCAAGATCTCCCAAGACATGGCTGCTCACATTCACAAATATTGGATTGTCAAAAACTTCAGTCACAGTGAGGTAATAAGGAAGAAATCAAAAAAGATAGATAACaatctgtttgaatatatatgtgtataaagTCCATCAAGCATGGCACTGTGCCTGGCTTTTGAGCAGCACATATGGCTCTGTGCTGTGTTTATGACAGCTGAAGTTTATTTTCATCCCTGGGATGAAAGGAGGATTCATTAGGTAATTTTCAAGTTCATTATTTGTCCTGAGTATGAATGTTTACATCCacttaaacaatataaaaaacagttaaaaattatctaacaattaaaaattgtatcAATTTTATCAAATGTGGTTTACAACATGTACAAAAAAGCtagttcagtttttaaaaaataactaaagcacctaaatgtgaaatttagttttaacttatctaaatatatataaatattttctaaatatatataaatatcttaacaatcttaatttaaattcacagtaaaaaaaaaactgtatttcatTAAGTGATACAATAATCAATCAATCTACTGAAGTAccatctgttttgtacctttgtaatacactgataaccaacAAACATAGGTTGTGATGAAAATGTCCCATGATCAACAAAgctcatcacaagcagcttATCCACAAGCTTAGCGGGGAAATGCTTATTAAAGGTGTGCAGTGTCATTCAATGAAATACTAAACACAATTATGGTAACACACATAATACTAAAATGACATGACATATAAAACACTAAtgtattaggggtgtaacgatacatttCGTATTGAACCGTCACAGTACGGGCATTCatcctcaatccagaagggggcgctcACAGTAATGCAACGCTGTTTGATAACCGaccgaatgccaggagttgcgcacttgaaaacaaagaccactagacaattttcatgtgctgattctgaacgtgTCTCTCACCGACAAAGGagtatagaccatttcgctagatgtaaacaacactggtccagaagcacttcctgttttattttttatttattatttttttttttttatttcacatatacaaatacatcttaaaggtgctaatgtaacattttcatccagtcaaatgttatgttggttgtatttttttgtgatgtttgtgtaaagtttaaaaaaaaaaaagaaacaggaagtgtatcgggaccagtatgtttacatctgacgaaatggtctataaCGTTACATTAAAGACTTGCGCGCTCAACtgtctgcgaaatggagctttgtgctcttctATCCTGCCTCTTtcattcagcacaaatccaaatattccataatattttcatattgacGATGTATCCAAACGCGTTCCTACGGtgtatatgttttgtgtttgtgtgcgccggcGTGATTACTTCagctttcctcataccagcaaaatcaacttaaacaaaaaacaaataggatgtcgctttctgccatttgagtttcctttctgtcacaaaactgaactgaaactcagcaaatataggctacgttagGTATCGCACTGTTTTCCCCCTtgtcagttaactaaattaaatgtcaaGTATTTATATGAACTGCaaattttatagcctatatatgacattataatttcatatatttagtattattatttttttaattgtaatttttttctacaattgtctgttaaaaataaatgaaaaagaaatctagcacagtggatttgtttttttttttttttttcgttgtaCCGAAGTTGTAACAAACCATGAACTCCAAACTGAAGTACATACCTAACCGTGACATTTGTTAACAGTTACACCCCAAACATTAAACATGAAGTGTCATGCAGGGATTTCTAGAGTGTCAGAATgtcaatttaagtttttttttttttttttaagctgtaaATTGTACAGTGAACACAGACTCAACTTTGGACTTCCAGAATCCTTTGAAGATGTTTTTGCTCTGAAGCACAACTACACATAACCAGTAGTGTTGCTAGATGTTTTCTTGCAATGGGACCTGTAGGTGAGGCTCCTGTTCTTGGTTTCTGTGCCGACGCTGGTATATCCTGATGACAGCAAATATAAAAAGAGGCACCAGAAACCCACACACAGACAGCACAATCACTACAGCTAGAAGGGGAAAGGTGGgaagaaaacacaatttttaaaatggtttttaattaaagtcCTTACTTAAAGAAGTTATTCACTtccaaatttacagataatgtactcatcgcCTTGTTaccaaagatgttcatgtctttcttttttttaagtcataaagaaatgttttttgaggaaaacagcaTTTCAGCGTTTCTCTCCaaataatggacttctatggtgcccctgagtttggaatttcaaaatgcagtttaaatgcggcttcaaagggctctaaacgatcccaggcgagaaagaagggtcttatctagcatttgatcttctttgcatgttcactttgtaaacaatgggtcggtacttctgcagcgatgtaggatgctTTTAAAGTCAGGGGAgaaagtttacttcaccattttagaaataaatcctaatctaatcatgacaaactatatatcgttgggaaggtctaagactcctaaatagatattttaccagtattttagtattttttttcatatcagttgaTATCGaataattatcatgataaatgtcaaatttaataaatgaatgtcaagtttaaaggcagatttttgctacaatgtgaaagttgtaaaaaccagatggttaaatgtggctttaaaatattctttatggtcagaacacgACAAACACTTTaacactttttccagtcatttctCCTTAACAGAACAAATATCtgagaataaaacaaatattgttttaatgagtaatattatttcaaatcaagaaacaggttataataataataatataacttttgttttttgtctcttagaaatacacatttgacagtagcttgagttaggatgcagatgtagatttatgttcattatcaaaatcagtaatatctgtaagaATTGTAGCAACCTCGTTTTTATTTggtgaaattaaatttttctgACTGTTTGAGTTTAATTAACCATTAACCATAATTAACCATAGTATCATCcatagatcatgataataacagttaaaaccacaaatatatcacctcagtaccatggtaaaaatgtaatatggttcctaggtatttgtatgaaaaacaaataaaatacatctaaatacatttagtataaatgcataaacactaTAGCttaatactgtaattatattccattattcctccttcaatacatttaatacatgtctacattaataacaCACTAAATTtgacacaaatatacccacatttctgacacaataccaccTTGCAGGTAGTGCTACTGCAGTAAAGCTATAATAAACGATAgcaattttgtaaatttaaaaagccttctgactgtgtCGTTGTGTACaatgtttctcctgtttgtcagagctgtttcatctggctttaAACCGAGTCATTGGTGTTCCTCAGTGAATTCAAGAGCTTCACACTGCCACTGTTTAGCAACTGAGACTCGCTAAGTCTGCGCCGTGCTGGcgtttgaactttgatccgagCGGATAAATGGTCTGAGTGGCGCGCTTTGATTAGCGCTCTTTATAAACATTATCTcaaacatttatcgaactcttgtTATCGTTTATAGAAGAAATTCATATTGcgcgataattatcgttatcgatttatcgcccagccctatctggaagtgaacttctcctttaaagatttCGTAATGCTCTTAATGCCTTGTTTACTTACTGTATTTTGAGCCATTAGATTTGTCATCATTGTCATCATcatccaatttttcttttgacTGTATACTATATCCTGTAGAGAATATTGAGTAGTCACACAGTTAGCACCAATTTGCTGTTCAAATCATGATGCATAAACCTCAGCTGTCAAACACCTCAAACATTCACTGAGCTTCTCTCACCTGTGACAGTCACGGTGATCAAGATTTCTCCAACAGAGTCCAACACTCTGTACGTTCCAGTGTCATTGGCTGTAAACACACTGATGGTCAGGTTTCCATCAGTGTCAGTCATATGACGATCCAGGACCCCATCTCTTCTGTTCCACACCTCCCTCCACTCTCCACTGGAGTTTGTCTCCAATTTATCAGCATTGGTCAACAGAACATCCAACTTCAGCTCCTCGCCCATTTTCACAGAAATCGAAGCTGAGAAGCAACAGAAAGACAGTTATccttaatcattattattaaacccatttaaaaatcaggcACTGAAAAGCCTATATAGAGACAGAGCGCATATAGGCCACGCCCACAACgtccttgtcatttctgactaataacaaaaacagtgtCTAACAATACTAAAAGCTGCTTTGTGACAAGGTGTACAGTACACAAGCTTAAAAAAACCccagaaatacatttttcagttgTACAGTATACAGTTGTCGAGTCAAAAAGAGCATTTAAGGACACAAATAGTTGTAGATGTCAGGGTATTTCACGTTAGGCCATTCAGTTGGATCATTTCTCCAAGGTAAGGAAAAGGAGCATTGACATAGACCAATAAAATTTAGCTTGTCAAAATATCTCCTCTCAGATTCACATAGCGTGGTGAAacgattctttaaaaaatagtgAATGCTTCCTATCACCAATTGCTTTTCCCTTCACTGGGCATAGTACTCAGACTAATATGACATGTTGCGCTCGTTTTTGGGGTCGACagcttataaaaatgtattttgggtttttttttttaacttatttactgtacaccttgtcacatagcagcttttagacattgtCCTGTTTTTGATACATCAGTAATGACAAAGAGGCAGCTTCACGCAATACAAAGTCAGTGGAGAGTGTTGGATTGTTTTTCCCCGCCGGTGGGCGTGGTTTTCAGATTATGATGCGTGTCGCTCTGTCTCTATTGGAATCTACTAATCTGAATATTAGACGGGACGTGTCTAAATCAGTGTCTCTGCTGCTTACATGTAAAACCAACACAGTTAATAAAGGAAAAACAAAGCACATGCTGATAGTTTGATCAGTTTTGACTTTACCATCAATATGAAGATGGTACAGGGAGTACCAGGTGTGTCGCTCCTGCTCTGCCTGATCATTGCGGTAATAGACTCTTAGAATATATTTCCCAGCGTCACTCAGTCTCAGATCCTTGATGATGATGTCACACActccatttttaaatattcgtCCCTCACATTTATCAGTCTTACAAACAGGAAtgtcttttgacattttttttaaaataacatcaaaaatgtctttgttCTTAAATCCACATAGTAGGGTGGCGTTGCCTCCCTTTTTTGCTGGTACATGTATAGAGGTGGTTTCTGCAAACACAGACAGTATAATAATCATTCAATGCAAACTGTCAATACTATAAATGTACATGGAGTTATTTTAGTCACTTGCTCAAGTATTTTGCTCACACATCTAAAGTAATTGTGAACTGATGGAATTTCTCCAATATTATGCAGTAGAAACGCCAGTAAAGATtaaggttaaaataaaatattcatcaaATTTCTCATATTTCTTTGTGTCACAACAATTGACCAGAGTAACTATAGCTGGAACTTAAAACAAAGAACTGTCacaatttataaacaaaaatcatactgaccgcTATAAATAATGTTGCAAAACGGCGGCAGCATCAAAAGTTTCCAGAACCAGCTTAACCTGAAAACAGAAGAGGTGTCATACATGTGACAGATGCAGActacactttatttttacaggACCTTCCCTTAGGAgtattaaccatggttttgtttTAGGAAAAGTGTAATgaccatgttttttggcatattgattaacatttttataaccaCAGCTTTACTACAAATACAGTTTCATGGTTAACTATGAGTAACTACTATGTTTTTTTTGGGGGAGGGGGTGtttcgttttgttttatttaaacgatggttaattttcgtaattGTTTATACAGGCATAAAATGCTTTGAACGGTAAACGTATTACTAactattcacttttattttgtctaaatatttaaCACAAGCAGATCATACATGATGAAAATGTCCAGTAAGAAATATCGAACTttcttaaagaagaagtccacttccagaacaacaatttacaaataatttattcacccccttgtcatccaagatattaatgtctttcttcagtcataaagaaatagttttttgaggaaaacattccagcatgtttctccatataatggactgatatggtgccccgagtttgaacttccaaaatgtagttaaaatgcagcttcaaatgatcacaaatgcggttgcgGTTGTGGGACTtatagcgaaacgattggttattttcatttaaaaaaaaaatacaatttaaatatttttctcaaatgcttgtcttgcccTGAACTCTgagtattctgactcaagacagttaggtttttggtttcactttcactttcgtcacattcagcaaggaggggagatcaataaagattattaaaataggTTCCTAAGCCTTCAAACGATTCATCATTTAGACCAACACTATCTCACGATCAAATTCGTACGTTTTTAGGAGGTGGCTAATTCTTACAAAATTGTACGACCTCACTTGTGCGATTTGTCTAAACCCCAGTGactggtaggtttaggggctgGGTTAGGTGAAGGTCATTCGTTCAAATTCATACGAATTGTGCAATCGTAAAATggatcactgaatcattgactcaaatgattcatttagaaacactgaatcattcagtaaGAAAACACCGCTGCATGTTGCTCAGAGACGCATGACTGCCGTGatctttgttttgaactttttcaTTAACCAAATTACGTAAAACTGACAATATTGTACTACAGTGTATATTAACTACTCGTTTGAGCTcttgtataaaatcaatgtcaaatttacaatCGTGGTTTTCAGGGTAAACTGCACTCTTTGAGTCGTGTAATGCTGCTTAACTAGGCAATATGTTACAAATTAGGGTGACCTGACGTCCCAGTTTTCCGGGGACAGTCCCGGTTTTTTGTGTCCTGTCCCCGGAAATGTCCCCGTTTTACAGCACGTTCAAAACAACACGCAAGTACACTGTAAGAGCCAGACCAGTTTAGCCAGCTggattttaccatttttaaactggattgtgattattttcaacagcagatggcgctgcGAGCTATTATCATCGGTTATCAAAAGAGACACTGTTATAATGGTTTCAAGGTAGTCACACACTAATATGCATGTTAAAGCAAAGTTATACTGTTTGTGTGCATAAGAAGGCGTGATAAGGTTACGGGATTGTTTAGCACAAAATAGACCCATTAAACATACTTAAGCCATCAAAACTCcaatatgaataatattaaaaaataaaaaactaatcaactgaACAATCACATTAGCTGAAAGCACATACTTTGGTGAAAATGAGCCAAATTATTATACTCACAGTTGTAAAAATCGTAAATACAGtttgaaaataacatatttaagtacagttttatttattatatgttctcatatttacagttttatttttaaaatgattttaaagtcataattttgatactactgttttgatatgtttgccATTTTCAATAGTTATTTTCTATTGTATTGAAAAACTATGGTAAATCTGTTCCTCACACATCCCTGTAATTATCAGTTATGATATTAATATATGAAAtccacaacaattaaaaaacaaatacatatggTGTCACAGAAATCTGGTCAccttattataaatataaaaactacattaccacAGTATGTCTTTTCCATGTCATTTGTGTTGCTTTCTCCATGAGACTCTTACACACAGACAAGCTGCGTGATCTGGCGTGACCTCATTACTGTCAAGcccattaataaaaactatccTTAAAATCTGATGAAGTCATTCAACAAATCACTTCCGCATCACTAGCGGCTTTAGTTTTccacaaacagaaacacaactaTTGGTGTTaaaccacaaaaacacacaggctgaatttatatctcaaaacATGAGAACTTACATGGTGGAAGTTCTGCGTGAGTCTTGTGTTCTTACTTTAACACTTTGTAAACCACATGTTTACGGAGATCtgaaaaatgaaaccaaaagtATTGAAAGAATGCAAAAGAGACAAACAATTGACACCTCCTACTAAGGAGGTACGGTGGCTGAGAGAGCTCAAGGCACTGCATCTGTAAGAAAGCATTTTAATCAGTCTGACAACACGTGCTACAAATACTCGTAATAGAAATGCGCTGCAAATGGAGATATATATTTTGAACGTCGCCTTACCAACCCTGGAAAataggtattttattttatttattcatttatttatatgctgGAGTCAGTATTgcagaaaaagaataaaaagaataGACTTGTCTATTCCACTTATTTTGTAGAATGTATCAAAAATCATCATCTACACCTGCTTCTGAATGTCTTTAGAAGAAAtcgttacaaaataaatgtgtgagAGTTTCAAATTCAGAATTACAAACATAGCATTGTGGTAAGatggcttctttaaaaaaaaatcattacagggATATCtatgcaatattttaaaatgcatttcctttttttcttttggcaaTTAAAACTTGTTACTTGCTGAATATTATTTGGAAAACAACTGTTTCCATTTCACAAGTGCTTTGTTGGTGACAACACATGTTGGTTATTCCATATTAAGCATGAATGTGGAGAGAAGTTTAAAGGCTACATTTTTTATGCTTCTAATGATTGCTTGTGAAAATGAGATGCCTTGAAGGGAAGCTTACTATACTTGAAGATAACCCACCAcacttttcaaaaaacaatttggaGATATAAAACCATGTAGAATTTATCTGGACCAGGCAATGTTTATCCAGTTAtccaaaataatattacaggcatagttcacccaaaaatgaatattctgtcatgttgttccaaactcataagacctttgttcatctttagaacataaattaagttattaatgatgaaatccgagagctttctggccctgcgtatataatactatatttctgttgtttcatttttttctgtttatatcttTATAGCATTTATATTAGCATTTATAGCATACAGTACACAAGATCTGATGATTTCAGTCTGATTTGAAGAGTTTAAGCAGCAGATTTCAGCTTTAATTGTGTCTGATTCTGTCATGCAGCTTCCAACGAGCCTGcagatgtaaacttttaaacatccTCATATTTAATCATATGAATtagaaaactttattttctgaacatagtaaagcattttttttaaatatttgatcatACAAacctaaaaacatttacaataaaatatttcttacaaaagtggtttaaaatgtaaaaagaatataattGATAATTATGAATTGATAATTAAATGAACTGTTATGCCATTCTGaaaatataacttttgtttttattaaataacacgtAGTCCCTATATCTACAGGCCCTACTGTTCTCATATCATATATAACTGATGTTCtacaaaacaagctttaaaacacctttttttcttattgCTGAAAATTAGAGGTCTTGGAAAATGCTAACTTCAGCCTGATAGCACTGAAAGTGAGCTCCCACCCTCCCTGTAAATCACCGTCCAAAGCGATGCCTCCCCAACGCATCTACACGCACAGACTAGACCACCAGAGACAACATTactaaagtacatttttttttgtttttgttttttttctgtgctaTTTAGCAGTGCATCACAGATGGCATATATCCTAATATTCCTGAAATATTCCTTCAGTGAAGTTGAAAACATCAGTACATATTCAAACAGAGAGCAGAGCTTGCTTAAGGACATGAAAGAGAGTAAAAAAGGGCATCTAGAGTTATAGACTTAtaagtttattataaaatttaacacttaaaacaggaaaaaaaggcATTTGTTAAAACTAAgctacaaatacaaaaattgcTGACCTCATGAACTTACTACTACATGACCATTTGCATATACTTAACAATCAGAAACTTTACATTCATGGTGAGGTAATAAGGAGGATTAACACTAAGTGGGAAAATCCATTAAATGGTCCAGCTTCTGACTGTTTGGTTCCACATATGGACACATCATGTTTACAGAGGCTGAACAGGATCTCTGATAAATTCAGTCTGATTTCAACAGTTTGAGCAGCAGATTTTAGCTTAATTGTGTCTGAGTCTGTCATTCAGCTTCACAAACAGACTGTTTAGATCAGGGGTGGCGAATGTCGGTCCTGGTGAGCTGCAgtcctgcatagttttgcttcaacacTAATCAAattcacctgaacaagctaatcaaggtctgaagggtttaAAGAacgctacaggcaggtgagttttaattagggttggagctgaactctgcagggctgcggctctccaggaccggagttcaccACCCCTGGTTTAGATTGTAAGTAAATGCAGCAGACATGAACTGTTTAAgtgtcatatttaaaaaaaaaaaacattatttttatgaacatGTACTTaattcaaaaatatacaaaatttaacaacaataattCTTCCAAATGAGTTTTACAAAGAATAACACATATGCTCTATTAAACTAACATAAGTAACAGTGACAAGGAAAAACTGAAGtagatgatgatgaagacaaGTGAGGACTCTTCCTCatgcaatattaaatataaatatttaaacttgtatatttaaaaaacttaatacTTTACATATACAATACAGATTATATAATACAGATTGCCTAAAATAGTGATAAAAAACATTGATGCAAATGATGCAAACAAATTTCAATACTGCAAACATTTGTTGACAGAATTATTTGCAGATCCGTTGCCATTAAAGACAAATTACAAGTTATTCACAGATAAATAGATTGAGATCCACAAATATATGGTATAagtttcacaaaaatgaattaaattcacaaataaaatgaaattaggaaataaaaaaaaaaatcaaaaaaaaaaaaaaaaaaaaaacataaattacataaattacataaattaatgtcACACATTTGctgatttcaaaacatttctagTGTAAAGATGTGCAAGAAAAATCCACATATAGATGACTCCACCCACCATCCACTCCAGATATAGCCCCCCTAAAAATGGCCTAGCGAAAAATGGTCCATATCACGATTCAAATTAAGTGACAGActcaattttgatttattcatccaaaaatggatGAAATACATTGCATTCCGCGATATAGggtaaattcagtttttatgatCCAGTCCGCATTTTCATGGAGAAATTGTAGACGTGCATTTATGTAAAGACAGAACTGAAATGCGGTCatgtaaaaaagataaataacataagacCATTTAGTTTAACAAGGTAAAACTAAGTAACACTGGGGAAACACTGTGCCTATTGTGTGACagaaatttattacacaaactTGTATGTTTATACTGTGTGAAATACTGTGGCTTGCCTTGATACACAATTTAATGATCCAACgaaattcacatttaaaaaatattttactgtaccAATTTTTATGAACCGTACACTTCCTAGCTATGACTGGTCAGTGCATCGTGCCTGTtatctgattggcttaagtaGACAGTGAGTCTACAATTCACCCATTTTTGGATTTGACACtggaaatgtttcaaaatccacaaatgCATGCAGAAATTCACAAACCAATTTACAAATGTACAGGAACTCCATGTGAA harbors:
- the LOC127162361 gene encoding uncharacterized protein LOC127162361, translated to MLSWFWKLLMLPPFCNIIYSETTSIHVPAKKGGNATLLCGFKNKDIFDVILKKMSKDIPVCKTDKCEGRIFKNGVCDIIIKDLRLSDAGKYILRVYYRNDQAEQERHTWYSLYHLHIDASISVKMGEELKLDVLLTNADKLETNSSGEWREVWNRRDGVLDRHMTDTDGNLTISVFTANDTGTYRVLDSVGEILITVTVTGYSIQSKEKLDDDDNDDKSNGSKYTVVIVLSVCGFLVPLFIFAVIRIYQRRHRNQEQEPHLQVPLQENI